GACAGTCATCCTTATGGAGCTCATCCACAACGTAGCCTACCAGCACGGGGGCTTTTCCGTATTCTCCGGGGTGGGTGAGCGTACCCGCGAGGGCAACGACCTCTGGCTGGAACTGAAGGAGTCGGGGGTACTGGACAAGACCGCGCTGGTCTTCGGCCAGATGAACGAGCCTCCCGGCGCGCGCCTGCGGGTCGGGCTGGCCGGCCTCACCATGGCCGAGTATTTCCGCGACGTGGAAGGCCAGGACATGCTCCTGTTCATCGACAACATCTTCCGCTTCACCCAGGCCGGGTCGGAAGTGTCGGCGCTGCTCGGGCGCATGCCCTCGGCGGTGGGATACCAGCCCACCCTGGCCACGGAGATGGGCCTGCTGCAGGAGCGCATCACCAGCACGCACAAGGGTTCCATCACTTCGGTGCAGGCCATCTACGTGCCCGCTGACGACTACACCGATCCCGCGCCCGTCACTACCTTCGCCCACCTGGACGCCGTCACCCGCCTGGAGCGCTGGATCGCGGAGATGGGCATCTACCCGGCCGTGGACCCGCTGGCTTCCACCTCCCGTCTCCTCGACCCGGCCGTGGTGGGCGAGGAACACTACCAGGTGGCCCGCGAGGTGCAGCGGGTGTTGCAGCGGTACAAGGACCTGCAGGACATCATCGCCATCCTGGGGATGGACGAGCTGTCGGAAGAGGACAAGATCGTCGTGCACCGGGCGCGGCGCATCCAGCGCTTCCTGTCCCAGCCCATGTTCGTCGCCGAGGCGTTCACGGGCCGGGCGGGCGTGTACGTCCCCGTCAAGGAGACGGTGCGCGGCTTCCGGGAGATCCTGGAAGGAAAGCACGATGATCTGCCCGAAGGGGCGTTCCACCTGGTGGGCACCATAGACGAGGCGGTGGAGAAGGGCCAGCGTATGCTGGCCGAGGCCCGCTGACCGCCGGTGCCGCGAGGCGGCTGGCCGAGGGGCTGCTGAGGAGGGCCGGGTGACGGCATGGCGGATAGGGTGGAAACCGGAGGTCCCGTAGTTCTGGAAGTGCTCACGCCCGCGCGGCGGGTGCTCAGGGATGCAGTGGAAGCGGTGGTCGTCCCCGGGCGCCAGGGCTTGCTGGGGGTCTTGCCCCGCCATTCGCCCATGCTGGTCATCCTGCGTGCCGGGGTGGTGCTTTTCCGGCGGGAAGGCAGGAAGGAGCGGTTGGCGGTGAGCGGGGGCGTGTGTCAGGTCCTGGAAGACCGGGTGCTGGTGCTGGCGGATGCCGCCGAACTGGCCCACGACATTGACGTGCTGCGGGCCCGCGCCGCCCGCGACCGGGCCCTGGCCCGGCTCCGTTCCCGTTCGGCCCAGGTCGACGAGGCGCGCGCGCGGGCTGCGTTCGAACGGGCCGTGGCCCGGCTGCGCGCGGCTGGCGCCGACAAATCGTAGCCAGTTTGCGAAGCATTTGAGCGAGTTGGGTTGCATACGCCCTTCGCCCCGACAGCCAAACTATGATAAGGAGATAGGCGGGGCGGAGGCAGGAAATGGAATCCAGGCTGGTAGTCAATGGGGGTAATCGGCTTTTCGGCGCGGTGCCCATAGAGGGGGCCAAGAACTCGGCCCTCCCCCTTCTGGCTGCGTCTTTGCTCGCCGAGGGCGGGGTGGTCCTGCACCAGGTGCCGCGGCTGGACGACGTCCGCACCATGGTGGAAGTGCTGCAGGTGTTGGGCGCCAGGGTGAGTGCCGACGGCCGCACGGTGATGGTCTCCGCAGGCCGGTTGGACGGTCATGAGGCCCCCTACGAGCAGGTGCGCAGGATGCGGGCCTCTCTCCTCGTCATGGGTCCCTTGCTGGCCCGGGTGGGCAAGGCCCGCATGGCCCTCCCCGGTGGATGCGCCATCGGTGTGCGACCCATCGACTTGCATATCAAGGGTCTCTCCGTGCTGGGGGCGCGCGTGGCGGCCCGGGCCGGGCAGGTGGACATCCGCGCCTCCGGCCTGCAGGGCGGGCGCGTGTACCTGGACTGGCCCTCCGTAGGTGCCACCGAGAACATCATGATGGCGGCAGTGCTCGCCCGGGGCACCACCTACATCGAAAATGCGGCCGAAGAGCCCGAGATCGTGGACCTCGCCAATTTCCTCAATGCCATGGGCGCGCGGGTGGTGGGGGCGGGGACCAACGTGATCAGGATAGATGGTGTGCCCCAGCTGGCCGGGGGCGAGCACACCATCATCCCCGACCGCATCGAGGCGGGCACCTACCTGGTGGCGGGCGCCATCACCGGGGGCGACGTGACGGTGGAAGGTGTGGTTCCCGAGCACCTCAAGGCGGTGGTGGCCAAGCTGCGGGAAGCGGGGGCGGTGGTGGAGGAGGACGCCACCCGCGTTCGCCTGCGGGCCCAGGGGCGGCCCCGTCCCACCGACGTGCGCACCATGCCCTACCCGGGTTTCCCCACTGACATGCAGGCTCAGATAATGGCGTTGCTTTCGGTGGCCGACGGATGCAGCGTGCTCACGGAGACGGTGTTCGAGAACCGCTTCATGCATGTGGAAGAGCTCAAGCGCATGGGGGCAAACATCAAGATCGAAGGCCGGAGCGCCGTGGTGAGGGGGGTGAAGAAGCTCACCGGGGCCCCGGTGAAGGCCAGCGACCTGCGGGCCGGTGCCGGGCTGGTGCTGGCCGCCCTGGCTGCAGACGGCGCTACTGAAGTGTCCGGCGTCAACCACCTGGATCGCGGTTACGTGGACCTGCACCTCAAGCTCCGTTCCCTGGGCGCCGCCGTAACCCGCACCGTGTAAGGCCGCCTGTGCCGGGCCTGCGTCGCGATCAAGGCGACGGCCATCCCTGCTCTGCAGCTGCGGCGGCATAGGCTCGCCAGAGCTGCCATAGAGTGGGCATTGGGTGGTGAGTTGAAGCGAGCTTTGCTTGCTCTGCTTGGCTTCCTGGTGCTGTTGCTGATTTTTCTTCCCGCCCTGCTGGTGGGCATAAAGCCGCGCCCCGTACCCCCCTCCGCCGGGTATGCCATCACGGTCAGGGTCCTGCGCCACGACAACGGACAGACCCTCGATCTGCCCCTGGAGGAATATGTGAAGGGTGTGGTGGCAGCCGAAATGCCGGCTGCCTTTCACCCCGAGGCCCTGAAGGCGCAGGCGGTACTGGCCCGAACTTACGTGGTGCGGCGGCTGCGGCTGTTCGGCGGACCAGGGGTGGCCGACGGGAGCGCCGATGTTTCCTCCGATCCCACGCAGGGACAGGCATGGTTGGACCAGCGGGCCCTGCGCCAGAAGTGGGGCCTGCTGGGCTACTACCGTTACTGGGGCAAAGTCTCCGCCGCAGTGGACACCACCAGCGGGCAGATCCTCACCTATCAGGGCGAGGTGGCCGACGGGCTTTACCACTCCACCTGTGGAGGGCACACGGAATCGGCCCGCGAGGTATGGGGAAACGACGTCCCCTACCTGACCGGAGTACCGTGCGATTACTGCCGCCAGTCGCCGCGCTACCGCACCCAGGTGTACGTCCCGCTGCGCACCCTCGGGCAGGCGGTGCCTTCCTCGGCGGGAGGGTCTTCTTCCGGGGCAAGCAAAACACCGGTACCTGAACTGCTGGAGTCCACCGTGACGGGGCGGGTCAGGTTGCTCCAGGTGGGGGGAGTGACCGTCAGGGGAACCGAGGCTCGTGAGCGCCTGGGCCTGCCCTCCACCTGGTTCTCCTGGCAGGTCGAAGGCGACCGCGTGCGTTTCGACGTCCGGGGCTGGGGGCACGGGGTGGGGATGTGCCAGTACGGCGCCGACGGCCAGGCCCGGCAGGGCCGCTCCTACCTGGAAATCCTGCAGTACTATTTCCCCGGCACCACCGTCCGCCTCATTTTCTCCGAATGACCGTCCCCGCAGGCGGTCGCACGCGCCATGCTCTGGCCCCCGGCAGTGGGGCGGCCGGCGCGTGCACGGGGGGCGTGGTCCTGTCGACGTGGGTCCGCCAGCGCCGGACGTGGACAGGCCTTCACCCAGGATATGCATAATCTGGTAGACCGCTGGAGAGCATACGGGTGGAGGTGAATTCGCCCTGACCCGTAACCTGAGCGGTGCGCCCCACGGCCATGGGCCCCACAGCGCACCGGATGCGGACAGACACGCGCAGCGCTCGCAACCTGCGGACAGGTCCCCGCTGCGCTCGCACCCGGCGGAGGAGTCGCCGCGCCGCTGGCGCGTGAAGGGAGCCGCCAGAGGGCGGCGGAACGGTGCGGACCGAAGGTGGGCTGGCCTCAGCGGCCGCCAGTGGGCCTACCTGGCGGTGGGAGTGTTCATGCTGGCCTGTCTCACCGTTCCCGGCCTCATGTGGTTGCTTTCACCGCGTGCGGGCATCCCTGCCTTTCCAGTCCCCACCGGCACCCTCAGCGGGACCGCCCCGACCCCTTCGGCCCCGGGAGAGTCCTCGGCACCCTCCAGCGCCGCCACGGCTGCTGGTGGTGCCTCTGCACCCGCCGGTGGCGCCGCTTCGGGAGGTACCGGAATGGTACCCCCAGCCCCTAAGGGTCCTGAGACGCCGGCGGGAGGGACGCAGCCGTCAACCACGAAGCAGGTCGGGGATCGGACAACGACCGGGCAGGCCGGGGATCGGGCGGTGGTCGCCGCTGTGGCGCCGCCGGAAGCGGCCGGGCCCGCACCGGGAGAACTGGCCTGGCCCCTGCCGGGGAAGGTGACCGCCGATTACGGCTTCGCCTACTCGGAGGTCCACGGGGATTGGAGATTGCACGCCGGGATCGATCTGGAAGGAGAGGGGGGCCGCGCCGTCACTGCGGCTGCCGGAGGCGTGGTGAAGCTGGTATCCCGTAACCCGAGGGACGGATGCGTGGTGGAAATCGACCACGGGGGCGGCATCGTGACCGCCTACCTGCACCTGGGGAAGGCCCTGGTGCGCAAGGACGACAGGGTGAACCGGGGGCAGGTCGTCGGTCACCTGGGCGAGCCGGGTGAAGGCGAGCCGGGCGGACCGCACCTGCACTTTGAGGTGAGGATGGACGGGAGCACCCGGAACCCCCTAGACTGGCTGTCCCCGCGTTAGGCGCCGCCGCGGCCCACCCCGGGCCGGGGCCACGCAGAGGCCCGCCCCGGGCCGGGGCCACGCAGAGGCCCGCCCCGGGCCGGGACCACGCAGAGGCCCGCCCCGGGCCGGGACCGGACAGGTGGGCTAGTCTTTTCCCGCTGGCTCCCACATATGATGTACCGCAGGCCGGTGCGAGGGGGGCCAGAGGGTGAACGACTTCATCTGGAGGCGTGTCTTGGACGTTTCCCAGTACATTTACCGCACCGGAGCCACGGTGAGGGACGCGGCCCGCCAGTTCGGGGTATCGAAGAGCACCGTCCACAAGGATGTATCCGAAAGACTACCGCACATCAACGTGGAACTGGCCGATCAGGTAAGAAAGGTCCTGGAGTTCAACAAGGCCCAGCGGCACATCCGGGGAGGAGAGGCGACCAGGCGTAAGTATCAGACGGTCACGCGCTAGCGGGCCCCGAAGGAAATCGCCCCATCTCGTGGAAGAAGAGGAGGGAAGCAGGGAAGACCGGGGGGATCTGGCTTGGCGACTGACGTGGGGGTGGACCTGGGGACCGCCAGCGTGCTCATTTTCGTGCGCGGCAAGGGAGTGGTCCTGCGGGAGCCTTCCGTGGTGGCGGTAGCAGCCGACACCGGGAGAGTCCTGGCGGTGGGTGAGGAGGCTCGCCGCATGCTGGGGCGCACCCCGGGGACCATCGTGGCGGTGCGTCCCCTGCGAGAAGGTGTGATCGCCGACTTCGACCTCACCGAAGCCATGCTTCAGCATTTCCTGGCCCGGGTGCTGGGCAGGCGGGCGATCCTGCGTCCCTCCGTGGTGGTGTGTATCCCCTCGGCCTGTACGGCGGTGGAGCGGCGGGCGGTGATCGAAGCGGCCATGCGTGCCGGAGCCAGCCGGGCCCTGGTCATCCAGGAACCCCTGGCTGCCGCCCTGGGGGCGGGGCTGGACATCACCCAGGCGCGGGGGCACCTGGTGTGCGACATCGGCGGCGGCACCACCGATGTGGCGGTCATATCCCTGGGAGGGGTGGTGACCGCCGGCAGTGTCAGGGTGGGCGGGGACAAGTGCGACGAGGCCATCGTCCGCTACCTGCGGCAGCGGCACAACCTGGGGGTGGGTGATCGCACCGCCGAGGAGCTGAAGATCGGCATCGGCACCGCTGCGCCGGACCTGCGGCATGACGAGATGGAGGTGCGGGGGCGAGACCTCGTGAGCGGGTTGCCCCGCAGCTTCATGGTGACGTCGATCGACCTGGCCGAGGCCATGGCCGAGCCCCTGTCGGAGATCCTGCACCTTATTCGCGGGGTCCTGGAGCGTACCCCTCCCGAACTGGCCGCTGACATCGCCGACCAGGGTGTGGTGTTGACCGGCGGAGGGGCGCTGCTGCACGGCATGGACGTGTTCATCTCCCGAGAAACGGGCCTCGCCGTGCACATACCCGACGATCCCATTTCCTGCGTGGCCCGGGGGACGGGCCGGGCCCTGGACTTCCTCGCCTGCCATCCGGACCACGTGGAGTTCATGCGCAAGCTGAGCGTGGTGTGAGATCCCCGGGACGGTGGCAGCCCGCTGCCGCTGCCCGCAGCCCTGCCTGACGCTGCCTGCACCGGCCCGGGCCTGAAGGCGTGGCCCGCTCCCAGCGCACTTCTTAAGAAGGATTTTCCGGACTGGTGGCGAATTACCGATACAGTGAAATAGATCCTCGCGAAACGGCAAACCCGTCGAAAGGCGGGGGCGCAAAGCCACGGGTCTAAAGCCTCGCGGGTCATGATGGCCGGGCTGCCGAACGAGGTCCTTCTGGTTTGTGAGGGCCTGCCCGGCGGCAGGCCCTCCCGTTTGGTGAGGATAGGGGGGCGGGCAATGCTGAGGGGCATCTATGCGGCCGCAAGCGGCATGGCCGCGGGACTCGACCAGCTGGATGCAATTGCGGACAATGCGGCCAATGCTCAGACGCCCGGCTTCAAGGGGCGCGTCCCCGTGGTCACGGGCTTTCGTTCCCTGATCCTTTCCCGCATAAGGGATGGCCCTGTGGCGGAGGTCGGTCCTCTCTCAACCGGGGCCGGAGTGGAAGCCCTGGTCACGGATTTCGGTGCCGGTCCTCTGCGACCGGCAGAAGATCCCCTGGCCGTGGCCATCACCGGGCCGGGTTTCTTCGTCGTCCAGGCGCCCGGCGGGGAGGCCTACACCCGCAACGGCATGTTTCGTCTGGACAGCCAGGGAAGGCTGGTCACCGGTACGGGCCATCTCGTGCTGGGAGAACAGGGTCCCATCGAAGCCGGACCCGATGCCTCGATTCTGGCCACCGGCGAGGTGGTGAGCGGGGGCCGGGTGGTGGATCGCCTCAGGGTGGTCGATTTCGCCCGGCGGGATGCACTGCAGCGCATCGGGGACGGGCTCTTTGTTGCCGGGCCGCAGGCGGGACTGCCGCGAGCGGTCGAGGCAGCACTCACGCCGGGATTTGTGGAGAGCGCCAACGTCAATCCGGTGACCGAAATGGTGAGGCTGATCGCCGTGCTCCGGGCTTACGAAGCCTGTCAGAAGGCCCTCCGGGTGCAGGACGATACCCTCGGGCAGGCGGTGCGGGAAGTCGGCCGCGTCTGACGTGCAGCCGCAGCGGCCCGGCCGCTGGTCGCTGCGGGGGGGCTGCGGCCCGTTGGGGCGGGGTGGCTCCTGAGACGGCCGCCGGGTCAGGCGGTCAGGGGAAGGGGGAGGTCGAGATGCTGAGGGCGTTGTGGGCGGCGGCATCGGGAATGGTGGCCCAGCAGACGGCGGTGGATGTCATTTCCCACAACCTGGCCAACGTCAACAGCCCCGGTTTCAAAGCCACTCGGGTCGAGTTCGGAGACGTGGTGGCGACTACAAATCCACCTCCGCCCACCGGGGAATCTCCGGTGGGGGCGGGGGTGAGGGTGGTGGCGACCATGCCCTCTTTCCTCCCGGGCCAGCTGGAGGAAACCGGCCAGCCCCTCGACCTGGCCATCCACGGGCCCGGATTCTTCCAGGTGGAGCTGGAAAACGGGGACATCCTGTACACGAGGTCGGGTTCGTTCCACATGGGGTCTGACAGGCGGATATACAACTCCGATGGACACCAGCTGGTGGTTTCTTCGTGGGACACGCTGGAAGGAGTCGATGCCGGGTCCATCCACGTCGATACCGGTGGGCGCATCCAGGCCCAGGCGGGTGGAGCGTCCCACGAGCTGGGGCAAGTCACTCTGGTGACGTTCCCCAACCCAGCCGGATTGCAGGCCGTGGGAGGGGGGCTCTACCGCCAGACGGATGCTTCGGGCGAGGCGGAAACGGACAGTGCACCGGGAGAGATCTGGCAGGGCTTTCTGGAGAGGGCGAATGTGCAGGTCGTCGAAGAGATGGTGGGGCTGATCATGGCCCAGCGCGCGTACGAGATGAACAGCAAGGTGGTGCAGGCCGCCGATGACATGCTCGGCATGGCCAACAACCTGCGCCGTTAATCGGGGGGTGGTCCCCGCGGCCGCCACGGCGAGCGATGAGCGGCATGGTGGGCAATCCGCCGCTCTCAGAGAGGCATGCGAGGGATTTGCCGCCATCCTGTGGGAGGAAGTGCTCAAGACCGTTGAGCGCGCCATGCTTCCCGGTATGGCTCGCGTAGCCGGTGGTTCCGTGTACTCGGGTCTGGCCCTGCAGGGCATGGCGCGGGAGATGGCAGGTCAGGCCGGGCTGGCTGACTTCCTGTACCGGGCCCTGTCTCAGGGTTCGTTGCCAGGCCGCCAGCTCCCGGCGGAGGCACCGGGCGACCCCACGCCGGCGTGTAAGGGGGGCCGGGCAGGGGGAGCGGGGCCGGTGCCCGGAAGGAAACCGGCTTCACCTGAATACAATATGGGTGGTCAGAACACATAGCGGTGGTGACGCCCGGTGGCTTCCGGGTCACCGGGCGTTTCCCGGAGGCGGGCCTCAATACTCCCGGCCCAGGCTAGGGGCCCGCCTTCTTATTGCCCGGTGGCGGCAGCCGGCCGGCTGCACCTCGGCCACGGCGCGCTGGCGGCAGTCGGTTGCGGGCGCGCCTTCTTATTGACAGGAACCCCCTGGTTATGGTAGCGTTGATGCGCAACCGAATAGCGTGGCTCTTATCAAGAGTGGTGGAGGGACGGCCCCGATGAAGCCCGGCAACCGGCCCCGGCGAGGCAGCGGTGCCAAGCGCCGCAGATTCTTTCTGAGGGATGAGAGGCGCGCAACGCCCCAAGCCTCTTCGGAAAGAAGGGGTTTTGCGTTTCATGAGGGAGCAAATGCAGCCCGGAGAGATGATGGCGACAGGGATCGGCAGCCTGCCCCACCGGCGGGCGGAAGATGGGGTGCAGGCCGTGGTGTCCGCGTTCCCCGACCTGCCTTACTGGCCGCAGCTCCCCCGGCGCGCGCCGGAGGAAAACATGTACCGCCAGTTCCTCACCGGGATGCCCGGCCTGGCGGAGCGGGATGGCTCCCCCGCCGTGCCCGACTGGGATGCGTTCTGGAGCGAGCTGGGCGACCTGCTGGGCAGGTATACGGCTGGCGACGATTCGGCCGGAGTCATCCCCCGGGAACGGGCGGCCGGCCTGTGGGCCCTCGCCGACCGGGCGCAGGAAGTGAGACATTCTGCCGCCGTCAAGGGGCAGGTGACCGGCCCGGTGAGCCTGGGGCTCTCCCTGCCCGGACCGGACGGTAGGCCCGTCCTGTACGATGCCCGGGTGATGGAGGCATTGCTGTCCTTGCTCGAGCTGAAGGTGCGCTGGCAGGAGCGGTTCCTGCGGGAGATCCACCCGGTCACTTTGATCTTCCTGGACGAACCATACCTGGGTACGGTGGGATCGGCATTCTACGCCTACGATGCCGGCCAGGCGCGCGACTGGCTGCAAAAGGTGCTCGGGGGGGCCCGCGGGTTGACCGGTATCCACTGCTGTGCCAACACGGACTGGGGCATGCTCCTGGGACTGGACATCGACGTGATATCGTTCGACGCATACTCCTACTTCGAAAGCTTCGCCCTGTACGTGCCCGCCCTGCGGGCGTTCCTGGAGCGGGGCGGGTGCATCGCCTGGGGAATCGTTCCCGCCGACGGGGAAGCCATCCGCCGGGAGTCAGCCGCATCGCTGGTGAAGCGCCTCGAAGAGGAGATCGCGGC
This genomic interval from Bacillota bacterium contains the following:
- the spoIID gene encoding stage II sporulation protein D gives rise to the protein MKRALLALLGFLVLLLIFLPALLVGIKPRPVPPSAGYAITVRVLRHDNGQTLDLPLEEYVKGVVAAEMPAAFHPEALKAQAVLARTYVVRRLRLFGGPGVADGSADVSSDPTQGQAWLDQRALRQKWGLLGYYRYWGKVSAAVDTTSGQILTYQGEVADGLYHSTCGGHTESAREVWGNDVPYLTGVPCDYCRQSPRYRTQVYVPLRTLGQAVPSSAGGSSSGASKTPVPELLESTVTGRVRLLQVGGVTVRGTEARERLGLPSTWFSWQVEGDRVRFDVRGWGHGVGMCQYGADGQARQGRSYLEILQYYFPGTTVRLIFSE
- a CDS encoding flagellar hook-basal body complex protein, whose protein sequence is MLRALWAAASGMVAQQTAVDVISHNLANVNSPGFKATRVEFGDVVATTNPPPPTGESPVGAGVRVVATMPSFLPGQLEETGQPLDLAIHGPGFFQVELENGDILYTRSGSFHMGSDRRIYNSDGHQLVVSSWDTLEGVDAGSIHVDTGGRIQAQAGGASHELGQVTLVTFPNPAGLQAVGGGLYRQTDASGEAETDSAPGEIWQGFLERANVQVVEEMVGLIMAQRAYEMNSKVVQAADDMLGMANNLRR
- the murA gene encoding UDP-N-acetylglucosamine 1-carboxyvinyltransferase; translated protein: MESRLVVNGGNRLFGAVPIEGAKNSALPLLAASLLAEGGVVLHQVPRLDDVRTMVEVLQVLGARVSADGRTVMVSAGRLDGHEAPYEQVRRMRASLLVMGPLLARVGKARMALPGGCAIGVRPIDLHIKGLSVLGARVAARAGQVDIRASGLQGGRVYLDWPSVGATENIMMAAVLARGTTYIENAAEEPEIVDLANFLNAMGARVVGAGTNVIRIDGVPQLAGGEHTIIPDRIEAGTYLVAGAITGGDVTVEGVVPEHLKAVVAKLREAGAVVEEDATRVRLRAQGRPRPTDVRTMPYPGFPTDMQAQIMALLSVADGCSVLTETVFENRFMHVEELKRMGANIKIEGRSAVVRGVKKLTGAPVKASDLRAGAGLVLAALAADGATEVSGVNHLDRGYVDLHLKLRSLGAAVTRTV
- a CDS encoding flagellar hook-basal body protein, translated to MLRGIYAAASGMAAGLDQLDAIADNAANAQTPGFKGRVPVVTGFRSLILSRIRDGPVAEVGPLSTGAGVEALVTDFGAGPLRPAEDPLAVAITGPGFFVVQAPGGEAYTRNGMFRLDSQGRLVTGTGHLVLGEQGPIEAGPDASILATGEVVSGGRVVDRLRVVDFARRDALQRIGDGLFVAGPQAGLPRAVEAALTPGFVESANVNPVTEMVRLIAVLRAYEACQKALRVQDDTLGQAVREVGRV
- the mreB gene encoding rod shape-determining protein MreB, with product MATDVGVDLGTASVLIFVRGKGVVLREPSVVAVAADTGRVLAVGEEARRMLGRTPGTIVAVRPLREGVIADFDLTEAMLQHFLARVLGRRAILRPSVVVCIPSACTAVERRAVIEAAMRAGASRALVIQEPLAAALGAGLDITQARGHLVCDIGGGTTDVAVISLGGVVTAGSVRVGGDKCDEAIVRYLRQRHNLGVGDRTAEELKIGIGTAAPDLRHDEMEVRGRDLVSGLPRSFMVTSIDLAEAMAEPLSEILHLIRGVLERTPPELAADIADQGVVLTGGGALLHGMDVFISRETGLAVHIPDDPISCVARGTGRALDFLACHPDHVEFMRKLSVV
- the spoIIID gene encoding sporulation transcriptional regulator SpoIIID — encoded protein: MNDFIWRRVLDVSQYIYRTGATVRDAARQFGVSKSTVHKDVSERLPHINVELADQVRKVLEFNKAQRHIRGGEATRRKYQTVTR
- the atpD gene encoding F0F1 ATP synthase subunit beta: MNEGRVVQVIGVVVDVEFPEGELPPLYNAVRVVGDSESQVDVIMEVGQHLGDNVVRCVSMQPTDGLRRGMRAVDTGGPITVPVGREVLGRIFNVLGQPVDGGSPPDVKERWPIHRPPPGVAAVDPARMMLETGLKVVDLLEPYPRGGKVGMFGGAGVGKTVILMELIHNVAYQHGGFSVFSGVGERTREGNDLWLELKESGVLDKTALVFGQMNEPPGARLRVGLAGLTMAEYFRDVEGQDMLLFIDNIFRFTQAGSEVSALLGRMPSAVGYQPTLATEMGLLQERITSTHKGSITSVQAIYVPADDYTDPAPVTTFAHLDAVTRLERWIAEMGIYPAVDPLASTSRLLDPAVVGEEHYQVAREVQRVLQRYKDLQDIIAILGMDELSEEDKIVVHRARRIQRFLSQPMFVAEAFTGRAGVYVPVKETVRGFREILEGKHDDLPEGAFHLVGTIDEAVEKGQRMLAEAR
- a CDS encoding M23 family metallopeptidase encodes the protein MAPPEAAGPAPGELAWPLPGKVTADYGFAYSEVHGDWRLHAGIDLEGEGGRAVTAAAGGVVKLVSRNPRDGCVVEIDHGGGIVTAYLHLGKALVRKDDRVNRGQVVGHLGEPGEGEPGGPHLHFEVRMDGSTRNPLDWLSPR
- a CDS encoding F0F1 ATP synthase subunit epsilon yields the protein MADRVETGGPVVLEVLTPARRVLRDAVEAVVVPGRQGLLGVLPRHSPMLVILRAGVVLFRREGRKERLAVSGGVCQVLEDRVLVLADAAELAHDIDVLRARAARDRALARLRSRSAQVDEARARAAFERAVARLRAAGADKS